The following proteins come from a genomic window of Nycticebus coucang isolate mNycCou1 chromosome 11, mNycCou1.pri, whole genome shotgun sequence:
- the GPR141 gene encoding probable G-protein coupled receptor 141, with protein sequence MAGPNISRNSSCNPTLTPHLTSLYLVVLIGGLVGIICILFLLVKMNTRSVTTMAVVNLVVVHSVFLLTVPFRLAYLIKLTWTFGLPFCKFVSAMLHIHMYLTFLFYVVILVTRYLIFFKCKDKVEFYRKLHAVAASASMWMLVIVIVVPLVVSQYGRQGEYNETLCFKFHKELVHVDVQVINYMMAAVVIAIAVILLIFQVFIIISMVRKLGHSLLSHQEFWAQLKNLFFIGIILVCFLPYQFFRIYYLPHSNDCNVAFYNEILLSVTAISCCDLLLFVLGGSRWFKQKIMDLWNCVVCC encoded by the coding sequence ATGGCTGGCCCCAACATCTCCAGGAATTCTTCTTGCAATCCTACACTGACGCCCCATTTAACCAGTCTCTACCTCGTGGTGCTCATTGGTGGGCTGGTGGGTATCATCTGTATTCTGTTTCTGCTGGTGAAAATGAACACCCGTTCTGTGACCACCATGGCGGTTGTGAACTTGGTGGTGGTCCACAGTGTTTTTCTGCTGACGGTGCCTTTCCGCTTGGCCTACCTCATCAAGCTGACTTGGACATTTGGGCTGCCCTTCTGCAAATTCGTGAGTGCCATGCTGCACATCCACATGTACCTCACATTCCTGTTCTATGTGGTGATCCTGGTCACCAGGTACCTCATCTTCTTCAAGTGCAAGGACAAAGTGGAATTCTACAGAAAGCTGCACGCTGTGGCTGCCAGTGCCAGCATGTGGATGCTGGTGATTGTCATTGTGGTGCCCCTCGTTGTTTCCCAGTACGGAAGGCAGGGGGAGTACAATGAGACCCTCTGTTTTAAATTCCACAAAGAACTTGTTCACGTGGATGTACAAGTCATCAACTACATGATGGCCGCTGTGGTCATAGCCATTGCAGTGATTCTCTTGATCTTCCAGGTCTTTATCATAATATCGATGGTGAGGAAGCTAGGTCACTCCTTGCTATCCCACCAGGAGTTCTGGGCTCAACTGAAAAACCTATTTTTTATAGGGATCATCCTCGTTTGTTTCCTTCCCTACCAGTTCTTTAGGATCTATTACTTACCACACTCCAATGACTGTAATGTTGCATTTTACAATGAAATCCTCTTGAGTGTAACAGCAATCAGCTGCTGTGACTTGCTGCTGTTTGTTTTGGGAGGAAGTCGTTGGTTTAAGCAAAAGATAATGGACTTGTGGAATTGTGTTGTGTGCTGTTAG